In Gordonia sp. SL306, the genomic window GACGTCCCCGGGGCGGGGGCGGCGCCTTCGGCCGCGCCACCCGTCACGTCCGTTCGGTCTTCGAGCCTATCCGGCGACGACGGTTCCGCGCCGGGCCGGGCGTTCACGACATCATCGTCGACCTTGCGCAACCACAAGAAGTATTCGACGTTGCCCGATGGCCCGGGCAACGGACTGGCCACCACGCCGCGCGTCTCGAGACCGTACTGACGCGCTCGGCGCGCCACCGCCAGCACCGCATCGATCCGCTGGCCGGGATCCCGCACCACCCCGCCCGCACCGACACGATCTTTGCCGACCTCGAACTGAGGTTTGACCATGGGTAGCAGGTCTGCACCGGTCTTGGTGCATGCGGACAGCGCGGCCAGGACCAACGCCAACGAGATGAAGGACAGGTCCGCGACCACCAGATCGACCGGGCCGCCGATCTGCTCGGGGGTGAGTCGCCGGACATTCGTTCGATCGTGCACGGTCAC contains:
- a CDS encoding TlyA family RNA methyltransferase, with amino-acid sequence MAPRARLDAELVRRGLARSREQARSLITDGLVKVNGVVAVKPATNVGRDIPIVVLETVSDDWASRGAHKLLGALDDFEPQGLTVGGRRCLDAGASTGGFTDVLLRREVAEVVAVDVGYGQLVWRLQNDPRVTVHDRTNVRRLTPEQIGGPVDLVVADLSFISLALVLAALSACTKTGADLLPMVKPQFEVGKDRVGAGGVVRDPGQRIDAVLAVARRARQYGLETRGVVASPLPGPSGNVEYFLWLRKVDDDVVNARPGAEPSSPDRLEDRTDVTGGAAEGAAPAPGTSDDPALIEMITRAVENGPR